A region from the Sutcliffiella horikoshii genome encodes:
- a CDS encoding LysM peptidoglycan-binding domain-containing protein — MSIYYKYDWDEENKELTVYINPTEAFYEFSVEYASNHEKLSKRKNLLDSARKLASEVLPKGTVVNSYRVKFQQFLIAVLDEKNGATREFLEGPACGNYKVKQNDTLRDIAAKFSMDEKTLRQVNNMEDDSLFIGMNLKVPCYLHTVVTSDSLLKIAQRYDISRDSIRQLNKLETDCLKIGQELKIPKRLK; from the coding sequence ATGAGCATCTATTACAAATATGATTGGGATGAAGAAAATAAAGAACTGACCGTCTATATAAACCCAACAGAAGCATTCTATGAGTTTTCCGTCGAATACGCCAGCAACCATGAAAAACTATCAAAAAGAAAAAATCTACTGGATTCAGCAAGAAAATTGGCATCAGAAGTGTTGCCCAAAGGGACGGTTGTCAATAGCTATCGAGTGAAATTTCAACAATTTCTGATCGCTGTACTGGATGAAAAGAATGGAGCCACAAGAGAATTTTTGGAAGGTCCGGCTTGCGGTAATTACAAAGTGAAACAAAATGACACGTTAAGAGACATAGCGGCAAAATTTTCAATGGACGAAAAAACCTTAAGACAAGTAAATAATATGGAAGATGACTCTTTATTTATAGGTATGAATCTTAAGGTACCGTGCTATCTCCACACAGTGGTAACTTCAGATAGTTTGCTGAAAATTGCCCAAAGATATGACATTTCACGTGATTCAATTAGGCAATTAAACAAATTGGAAACGGACTGCTTGAAAATCGGACAAGAACTAAAGATCCCAAAAAGGTTGAAATAA
- a CDS encoding YkuJ family protein, giving the protein MSLLVGIVKRLNDLKETSEAGNEPAQRFFEVNGEKVCSVKFFDKTNTYELEVFLKGENPKTYQFDNIDMIAIEIFDLIH; this is encoded by the coding sequence ATGTCACTATTAGTAGGGATTGTAAAAAGATTGAATGATTTAAAGGAAACATCAGAAGCAGGAAATGAACCGGCACAGCGCTTTTTTGAAGTAAATGGAGAAAAAGTGTGCAGCGTGAAATTCTTCGACAAGACCAATACATATGAATTGGAAGTATTTCTAAAAGGGGAAAACCCTAAAACATATCAATTTGACAATATTGATATGATTGCCATTGAAATATTCGACCTGATCCACTAA
- the fadH gene encoding 2,4-dienoyl-CoA reductase has translation MGEKKVVIVTGGSSGMGKYMALKFAQEGYNVVITGRDLDRLAQAKAEIEGHDGEVLTVQMDVREPEHVERMVKLTDEAFGRIDVLVNNAAGNFICPAEKLSVNGWKSVIDIVLNGTFYCSSAVGNYWMQRNVKGSMINMVATYAWNAGAGVVHSAAAKAGVLSLTRTLAVEWGTKYGIRVNAIAPGPIERTGGADKLMQSEEEAKKVAESVPLKRFGTPEEIAELAFFLSSEKAAYINGECVTMDGGQWLQPFPF, from the coding sequence ATGGGAGAAAAGAAAGTTGTCATCGTTACTGGTGGCTCTAGCGGTATGGGGAAATATATGGCTTTGAAGTTCGCTCAAGAAGGTTACAATGTGGTGATTACCGGTCGTGATCTTGATCGACTTGCGCAAGCCAAAGCGGAGATTGAGGGACATGATGGCGAAGTCTTGACCGTTCAGATGGATGTAAGGGAGCCTGAGCATGTGGAGAGAATGGTTAAGTTGACGGACGAAGCATTTGGTAGAATCGATGTGCTTGTCAACAATGCAGCTGGAAACTTTATCTGCCCGGCCGAAAAATTATCTGTTAATGGGTGGAAATCTGTCATTGACATCGTCTTGAATGGAACGTTTTATTGTAGCTCTGCAGTGGGTAATTATTGGATGCAACGGAATGTTAAAGGCAGCATGATTAACATGGTAGCCACTTATGCCTGGAATGCAGGAGCAGGTGTGGTGCATTCTGCTGCAGCCAAAGCAGGAGTCCTTTCCCTTACAAGAACCCTTGCGGTTGAGTGGGGAACCAAATACGGAATCCGAGTGAACGCAATTGCTCCAGGACCAATCGAAAGAACTGGCGGGGCAGACAAATTGATGCAATCGGAGGAAGAGGCTAAAAAAGTTGCGGAAAGTGTCCCGTTGAAACGTTTTGGAACACCTGAAGAAATCGCAGAATTAGCATTCTTCCTTAGCTCCGAAAAAGCCGCCTACATAAATGGAGAATGCGTAACCATGGACGGCGGACAATGGCTACAACCATTTCCGTTTTAA
- a CDS encoding metallophosphoesterase, translated as MSKITRRGFFKRIFTIVFTVLLTTGAGYFYARYIEPKQMNKLKHTIKHPNIPKSFSGIKIAQFSDTHVGHHFGQAELEKVVRLINEEEPDIVFFTGDLMDNPLEYDGSYNLINILKQIKAPLGKFAIYGNHDHGGYGTETYEEIMETSGFTVLKNENTTIELIDKSIIYIAGVDDLMLGRPDFNETLRAIPEDAYTILLAHEGDAADSIAEQFHVNLQLSGHSHGGQVQIPFFGPLITPPLGSKFYEGFYHLDDLTLYVNKGLGTTREPYRFLAPPEIAFFTLERR; from the coding sequence ATGAGTAAAATAACGAGACGAGGCTTTTTTAAACGAATCTTTACAATAGTATTCACCGTTTTACTGACAACTGGTGCAGGCTATTTTTATGCTAGATATATAGAACCAAAGCAAATGAACAAATTAAAACATACGATTAAGCACCCTAATATCCCTAAAAGTTTTTCCGGAATAAAGATTGCTCAATTTTCTGATACGCATGTTGGCCATCATTTCGGGCAAGCAGAGTTAGAAAAAGTAGTACGTCTGATTAATGAAGAGGAACCGGATATTGTCTTTTTTACAGGAGATTTAATGGACAACCCGTTAGAGTACGATGGCTCCTACAACCTTATAAATATTTTGAAACAAATCAAGGCTCCACTTGGAAAATTTGCGATTTATGGAAACCACGATCATGGAGGATATGGAACAGAGACGTATGAGGAAATAATGGAGACTTCCGGTTTCACCGTGTTAAAAAACGAGAATACGACAATAGAATTAATAGACAAAAGCATAATATACATTGCTGGTGTGGATGATTTGATGCTAGGGAGACCTGATTTCAATGAAACTCTGCGTGCTATTCCTGAAGACGCTTATACAATATTATTGGCTCATGAAGGGGATGCAGCTGACTCAATAGCAGAGCAGTTTCATGTAAATCTGCAACTTTCTGGTCACTCCCATGGAGGACAAGTGCAGATTCCGTTTTTCGGTCCGCTCATTACTCCTCCTTTAGGATCCAAGTTTTATGAAGGTTTTTATCATTTGGATGATTTAACCTTATATGTGAATAAAGGTCTGGGTACTACTAGAGAACCTTATCGCTTTTTGGCCCCGCCTGAAATTGCATTTTTTACTTTAGAACGCCGATAA
- a CDS encoding YkyB family protein, whose product MHNKSYSNQRKTDSPIESSIENLSRAIFTVNRHAKTAPDPKFLYTLKRKALEKLITEGKATKKGLHFSRNPKNSRQQSDVLVLAGDYYFHLPPTKEDFTELPHLGELNDHYRNPKANMSLSVAKSLLQRYTNFQPTDGQKTHPKRQYQKPVFKKLGESYL is encoded by the coding sequence ATGCATAATAAAAGTTATTCAAACCAAAGAAAAACCGATTCCCCTATTGAATCTTCTATTGAAAACCTCTCTCGTGCCATCTTTACTGTAAATCGGCATGCAAAAACCGCGCCGGATCCAAAGTTTCTCTATACGTTAAAAAGAAAAGCCTTAGAGAAACTTATCACCGAAGGCAAAGCTACAAAAAAAGGATTGCATTTTTCAAGAAACCCCAAGAACAGCCGTCAACAGTCTGACGTTCTTGTATTGGCAGGGGATTATTACTTTCACCTCCCACCTACAAAAGAAGACTTTACAGAATTGCCGCATCTTGGAGAGCTAAATGATCATTACCGCAATCCAAAAGCTAATATGTCTTTATCTGTAGCGAAAAGTTTACTTCAACGGTACACAAATTTCCAACCGACAGATGGGCAAAAAACCCATCCAAAAAGACAATATCAAAAGCCTGTATTTAAAAAACTCGGTGAGAGCTATTTATGA
- the treR gene encoding trehalose operon repressor, with product MKNNKYQAIYQQLVMKIERQDFLAGNKLPSEHELMELFNTSRETVRKALNQLAQNGYIQKVRGKGSIVLARDKFDFPISGLVSFKELAVKMGKPWKTIVHELETVVGSPDLQAKLGEKELWKVVRSRRVDDESIILDKDYFIKSQVPYLDTEICTNSIYDYLESEKGMQIAFADKEVTVEEATDEDRQLLDLNGLTHVVVVKSIVHLDDASPFQFTESRHRLDKFRFVDFARRMK from the coding sequence ATGAAAAATAATAAATATCAGGCAATTTATCAGCAGTTGGTTATGAAAATAGAAAGACAAGACTTCTTGGCTGGAAATAAGCTTCCGTCCGAGCATGAACTGATGGAGCTTTTCAATACATCTAGAGAAACGGTAAGAAAAGCACTAAATCAACTTGCTCAGAACGGTTATATCCAAAAAGTACGAGGAAAAGGATCGATTGTGCTGGCACGTGATAAATTTGATTTTCCCATTTCTGGCTTGGTCAGCTTTAAGGAACTAGCAGTGAAAATGGGGAAACCATGGAAGACAATTGTACACGAACTTGAAACAGTTGTAGGATCTCCGGATTTACAAGCTAAATTAGGAGAAAAAGAGCTGTGGAAGGTAGTCCGTTCTCGCAGAGTGGATGATGAAAGTATTATCTTGGATAAAGATTACTTCATCAAAAGCCAAGTGCCTTATTTAGACACAGAAATTTGCACAAACTCCATCTATGATTACTTGGAATCGGAAAAAGGAATGCAAATAGCCTTTGCCGATAAAGAGGTGACAGTAGAGGAAGCAACGGATGAGGACAGGCAGCTGTTGGACTTAAATGGTTTAACTCATGTTGTGGTGGTAAAAAGCATTGTCCATCTTGACGATGCAAGTCCCTTTCAATTTACGGAATCGCGCCACCGTTTGGACAAATTCCGATTTGTTGATTTTGCAAGAAGAATGAAATAA
- the pepF gene encoding oligoendopeptidase F, with the protein MAQVLNKALKREEVPLEQTWNLEDLFVSTEEWEKELQAVQAELSTVTRYKGKVVKDAKTLLMCLKDKDSLTERVVRVMTFASLKQSEDGTNPENQANSTRVGGMLSNFSASISFVQSEILQLDEETLNAYIAEEPELGEYKKSLMDVLETKPHKLSPEAEEVLSAFGEVHNAPYTIYQRSLISDMRFPSFFTDDGQEHPLSFNSFSNYEGSSNTELRRKAYQTYIDTLKQYKHTYAATYATEVKKQVVEARLRNYDSVTDMLLHDQQVTKVMYHNQLDTILNELAPHMRRYAKLKKRVLGLETMHFSDLKAPLDPDFNPEITYEEASKLILESLEVMGPEYMEIMEEGLNNRWVDLADNVGKGSGAFCSSPYGVHPYILMTWSDSMRNAYTLAHELGHAGHFRLAGRYQKLSNTRPSRYFVEAPSTMNEMLLSQHILSQPNDERMRRWVILQSLGTYYHNFVTHILEGELQRRVYNLADKGTPITANVLCEQKTALLSEFWGDAVEMDEGAGLTWMRQPHYYMGLYPYTYSAGLTASTAAAKQIQEEGQPAVDRWLSALKAGGTLKPLELMQLGGVDMTTPQPIKTAVAYVGSLIDELEKSFS; encoded by the coding sequence ATGGCGCAAGTATTAAATAAAGCATTAAAAAGAGAGGAAGTCCCGTTAGAGCAAACTTGGAACCTTGAGGATTTGTTTGTTTCCACAGAAGAGTGGGAGAAGGAGTTGCAAGCGGTCCAAGCGGAACTATCGACTGTCACTCGTTACAAGGGGAAAGTTGTGAAAGATGCGAAAACACTACTTATGTGTTTGAAGGACAAGGATTCATTGACAGAGAGAGTAGTGAGAGTGATGACTTTTGCTTCCCTGAAACAATCCGAAGATGGAACGAATCCTGAAAATCAAGCTAATTCGACTCGTGTAGGCGGCATGCTTTCCAATTTCAGCGCCAGTATTTCATTTGTTCAATCTGAAATCCTGCAATTAGATGAGGAAACTTTGAATGCATACATAGCAGAAGAACCGGAGTTGGGAGAATATAAGAAATCCTTGATGGATGTTTTGGAAACAAAGCCACATAAACTTTCTCCTGAAGCTGAAGAAGTACTTTCTGCTTTTGGAGAAGTGCATAATGCACCATATACCATCTATCAAAGGAGTTTAATATCAGATATGAGATTTCCGTCATTCTTTACTGATGATGGACAGGAGCATCCGCTATCTTTTAACTCTTTTTCTAATTACGAAGGGTCTTCTAATACAGAATTACGTAGAAAAGCCTACCAAACATATATTGATACACTAAAACAATACAAGCATACGTATGCGGCAACTTATGCAACAGAAGTAAAAAAGCAGGTGGTAGAAGCACGTCTGCGAAACTATGATTCTGTAACGGATATGCTTCTTCACGACCAACAAGTAACGAAAGTGATGTACCATAATCAATTGGATACGATCTTAAATGAGTTGGCACCACATATGCGTAGATATGCAAAATTGAAAAAGCGTGTGCTAGGTTTAGAGACGATGCATTTTAGTGACTTAAAAGCTCCACTAGATCCAGATTTCAACCCGGAGATTACCTATGAGGAAGCATCTAAATTAATTTTAGAGTCATTAGAAGTGATGGGACCTGAATATATGGAAATAATGGAAGAAGGGCTGAACAATCGATGGGTTGATCTGGCTGATAACGTAGGGAAGGGTTCAGGTGCTTTCTGTTCCAGTCCTTATGGTGTCCATCCCTACATCCTGATGACTTGGAGTGACTCCATGAGGAATGCCTATACACTGGCCCATGAATTAGGTCATGCAGGACACTTCCGCTTAGCAGGCAGATACCAGAAGCTTTCTAACACACGTCCATCTAGGTATTTTGTAGAAGCTCCATCCACGATGAATGAAATGCTCTTGAGTCAGCACATTCTATCACAGCCAAATGATGAAAGAATGCGCAGATGGGTAATCTTACAATCATTAGGGACGTATTATCATAACTTTGTTACACATATTCTTGAAGGGGAGCTTCAACGTCGCGTTTACAACCTAGCGGATAAAGGGACTCCTATTACCGCCAATGTCCTATGTGAACAAAAGACAGCATTGCTTTCTGAATTCTGGGGAGATGCAGTGGAAATGGATGAAGGAGCGGGATTAACCTGGATGCGTCAGCCTCACTATTATATGGGACTTTATCCATACACCTACTCTGCCGGACTTACTGCTTCTACAGCTGCAGCTAAACAGATCCAAGAAGAAGGCCAGCCGGCTGTGGATCGTTGGCTATCCGCATTAAAAGCAGGAGGCACATTGAAACCGTTGGAACTGATGCAATTGGGTGGAGTTGATATGACAACACCTCAACCAATTAAAACAGCTGTCGCTTATGTCGGCTCATTAATAGACGAGCTAGAAAAAAGCTTTTCCTAA
- a CDS encoding chemotaxis protein: MEKTSGILLDSGTNEVEFLEFLIGSTSFGINVLKVREIIKPVAVTKIPHSHKNVEGIMELRGEVLPIINLRKALNIEEKNEFLEEKFIVTEFNGMKVILRVDHVTQIHRLSWAEMEKPASLQHGFEDHITGIIKQPSQMILLLDVEKIMFDIYPNLDKEASRLNENLNPARSEKRIMIAEDSPMLRKLLEETLLGAGFEHIQFFENGKSAWEFMETAVKNGKQNVDLLITDIEMPQMDGHHLTKKIKEDSFLSKIPVIIFSSLITDHLRHKGDQVGANAQISKPQLTKLVELLDEQLGIH; this comes from the coding sequence ATGGAAAAGACAAGTGGAATACTACTAGACTCCGGTACAAATGAAGTGGAATTTCTTGAGTTTCTAATAGGAAGTACCAGCTTTGGCATAAATGTCTTAAAAGTAAGAGAAATCATCAAGCCTGTCGCAGTCACCAAAATCCCACATTCCCACAAAAATGTGGAAGGAATCATGGAACTAAGGGGAGAAGTCCTGCCAATCATTAACCTCAGAAAGGCATTAAATATAGAAGAGAAAAACGAGTTTTTGGAAGAAAAATTCATTGTTACGGAATTCAATGGCATGAAGGTCATTTTACGAGTAGATCATGTAACGCAGATTCATCGTCTATCATGGGCTGAGATGGAAAAACCAGCTTCCTTGCAGCATGGATTTGAAGATCATATAACGGGAATCATCAAACAACCTTCCCAGATGATTCTTCTATTGGACGTAGAGAAGATTATGTTTGATATATACCCTAACCTTGACAAAGAAGCGTCCCGTCTCAATGAAAACCTAAATCCTGCCCGGAGTGAAAAACGGATTATGATTGCAGAAGATTCCCCAATGCTAAGAAAACTTCTAGAAGAGACGTTGCTCGGAGCAGGATTTGAACATATTCAGTTCTTTGAAAATGGGAAAAGTGCATGGGAGTTCATGGAGACCGCAGTGAAAAACGGAAAGCAAAATGTAGATTTGTTAATTACGGATATCGAGATGCCCCAAATGGATGGGCATCATCTCACAAAGAAGATCAAGGAAGATAGCTTTCTATCAAAGATACCTGTTATCATATTCTCTTCTCTGATAACCGATCATCTTAGACATAAAGGGGATCAAGTAGGAGCGAATGCTCAAATCAGCAAACCACAATTGACAAAATTAGTTGAATTATTAGATGAGCAACTAGGTATTCATTGA
- a CDS encoding glutaredoxin domain-containing protein, with amino-acid sequence MNITVYTQPDCPPCQVVKQFLTHHNISYKVIDISENLEARDYLVHELQSYSTPTVTVDEQVVKGFDLSKLQNLLGIEE; translated from the coding sequence ATGAATATAACCGTCTATACTCAACCTGATTGTCCCCCGTGTCAGGTGGTAAAACAATTCTTAACACACCATAATATCTCCTATAAGGTGATTGACATCTCTGAGAACCTAGAAGCTAGAGATTATTTAGTACATGAATTACAGTCTTATTCCACTCCTACTGTAACAGTCGATGAGCAGGTTGTAAAAGGATTTGACCTGTCAAAACTGCAAAATTTATTAGGCATAGAGGAATAA
- a CDS encoding EAL domain-containing protein, producing the protein MDPLDIMTNIEKVTPYYQAIFSADAQEIIGYEVLGRFEMENGDVKSLGAFFRDNSVPGEYQLEVDKVIINKALTYYTEQDCTLKLFFNQNAELLLEDQGESLLELLLTYVPKGLKLENIVIEVDERSSKEGEEFLQHLFNYYRTYGIQLSVANIGDDGANMDRIGRLNPNILKVNLEILRQSYEVAAHQDILHSLSILSRKIGAALMYENMEASFQLQYAWRNGGRYYQGYYLHKPGPFFIDINHAKEVLVEKFQQFIRYEKRKLHAIHQFTGMLQTRLQPLILKGHNLEEYDEWLQSIADELTNISFRMYVCDENGFQLSSNLLKDNGKWKANRTYKGKNWSWRPYFLEHVMKMSMEKKGILSDLYSDIESGESVRTYSCLITQNRFLYVDISYEYLYENQDLL; encoded by the coding sequence ATGGATCCACTTGATATTATGACAAATATCGAAAAGGTCACCCCTTATTATCAAGCAATTTTCAGTGCCGATGCCCAAGAAATAATTGGGTATGAAGTGCTTGGAAGATTTGAGATGGAGAACGGTGATGTGAAAAGTTTAGGGGCATTTTTTCGCGACAATTCAGTGCCTGGGGAATACCAGCTCGAAGTGGATAAAGTTATCATAAATAAAGCTTTAACCTATTATACCGAGCAAGATTGCACGTTAAAGTTATTTTTTAATCAAAATGCAGAACTTCTTTTGGAGGATCAGGGTGAATCCTTGCTTGAACTCCTTTTGACATATGTTCCAAAAGGGTTAAAGCTTGAGAATATTGTAATTGAAGTAGATGAACGTTCTTCTAAGGAAGGGGAAGAATTTCTTCAGCATCTTTTCAATTACTATAGGACTTACGGTATCCAACTTTCTGTAGCAAACATCGGGGATGACGGTGCAAATATGGATCGAATTGGACGCTTGAACCCTAACATACTAAAGGTTAACTTAGAAATCCTGCGTCAATCATATGAAGTTGCAGCTCATCAAGATATCTTGCATTCATTGTCCATCCTATCTAGAAAAATAGGAGCTGCGTTGATGTATGAGAATATGGAAGCATCGTTTCAATTACAGTATGCTTGGAGAAATGGTGGAAGGTACTATCAGGGTTACTATTTGCATAAACCTGGACCGTTCTTTATTGACATTAACCATGCAAAGGAAGTTCTTGTAGAAAAGTTCCAGCAGTTTATTCGATATGAAAAAAGGAAATTACATGCCATACACCAATTTACCGGAATGCTTCAAACTAGACTTCAGCCACTTATTTTGAAAGGGCATAACCTAGAAGAATATGATGAATGGTTGCAATCTATCGCAGACGAACTTACAAACATTAGCTTTCGTATGTATGTTTGTGATGAAAATGGATTCCAACTCTCCTCCAATCTCTTGAAAGATAATGGAAAGTGGAAAGCAAACAGGACTTATAAAGGGAAAAACTGGAGTTGGAGACCTTATTTTCTTGAACATGTCATGAAAATGAGCATGGAGAAAAAAGGAATATTATCGGACTTGTACAGTGATATTGAGTCAGGTGAAAGTGTTCGCACCTATTCTTGTCTTATTACACAAAATCGGTTCCTCTATGTGGATATTTCTTATGAGTATTTATATGAAAACCAGGATCTTTTATAA
- a CDS encoding DUF3993 domain-containing protein: protein MLKNMSGIIAIITIIFFGSSYASAEQSPGDQEVYSFLKDAFQSQLSLGEKHHSLEEIDQILDPYFTKEYQQSFQKEHLFKEEAGYITYGTDFPAYYIPFFSYDEETKVVKGKDGEIIVYEFFASDEDMPSLYDDHYEYVKLQETSTGWIVKDYGFEYEMPDFVKSNENEREVSIVNTFSKTDVSLNRIYPFGMFAYPFFHSLPVTIPMMASHLLQDFNQKSFLVTR, encoded by the coding sequence TTGCTTAAAAATATGTCAGGAATTATTGCCATTATAACCATTATATTTTTCGGATCAAGTTATGCCAGTGCTGAACAATCCCCTGGAGACCAAGAAGTATATTCCTTTTTGAAAGATGCGTTTCAATCACAGCTTTCCCTGGGAGAAAAACATCATTCGTTAGAGGAAATTGATCAGATATTAGATCCGTATTTTACAAAAGAGTATCAACAATCTTTCCAGAAAGAACATCTATTTAAAGAAGAAGCAGGCTATATAACCTACGGAACCGACTTTCCCGCATATTACATTCCATTCTTTAGCTATGATGAAGAAACGAAAGTGGTGAAAGGCAAAGATGGTGAGATAATTGTTTATGAATTCTTCGCTTCCGATGAGGATATGCCTAGTCTTTATGATGACCACTATGAGTATGTAAAGCTACAAGAAACATCCACAGGCTGGATCGTGAAAGACTATGGGTTTGAATATGAAATGCCTGATTTTGTGAAAAGCAATGAAAATGAACGAGAAGTCTCTATAGTCAACACATTCTCCAAGACAGATGTTAGTTTAAATAGAATTTATCCATTTGGAATGTTTGCATATCCCTTTTTTCATTCCTTACCAGTAACAATCCCGATGATGGCTTCTCATTTACTTCAAGATTTTAATCAGAAGAGCTTTCTTGTGACAAGATAA
- a CDS encoding L,D-transpeptidase family protein, producing MAVHVVRRGETLSSISLDYRRPLAEILAVNSISNPNVIYPGQQIIIPGLPDANTIPYSIEISIANRKLVLKENGTIIKTYPIAVGRMLFETPVGNYIIVNRQPNPGGPFGAMWLSLSKLSYGIHGTNDPSSIGNAVSRGCVRMYNQDVLQLASIVPNGTRVQIRPQ from the coding sequence GTGGCTGTACATGTTGTGAGGCGTGGGGAAACGCTTAGTTCTATTTCGTTGGATTATCGGCGGCCATTAGCGGAGATTTTGGCGGTAAATTCCATATCAAACCCTAATGTAATATATCCTGGTCAGCAAATCATCATTCCCGGTCTGCCTGATGCAAATACCATCCCCTATTCCATCGAAATATCCATTGCAAACAGAAAGTTGGTCCTAAAGGAAAACGGGACCATCATTAAAACATATCCCATCGCAGTAGGCAGGATGCTCTTTGAGACACCTGTAGGAAATTATATTATCGTAAACCGACAACCTAACCCTGGTGGTCCATTTGGCGCAATGTGGCTCTCCCTCTCTAAATTATCTTATGGAATTCACGGAACGAATGATCCAAGCTCTATTGGAAATGCTGTCTCTCGCGGATGTGTCCGTATGTATAACCAAGATGTCCTTCAACTTGCATCAATAGTACCTAATGGGACTCGTGTTCAAATTCGCCCTCAATAA
- a CDS encoding HD domain-containing phosphohydrolase, with amino-acid sequence MHQQTYSRFVKQLVINYILGSSIAVLGVGGILIFSTLNLSLSEINVMISILLTSAFIMVLCEFYAFHKQLQPIKAILTKTENTYADYQKAFLHIQRFPVLTVKRIIGPHLLGLSVPAIILAIICIRLGLLNMPFRYVFLASLGALLIAGMHAFIEYFLTVKAIRPVLDCLQEAAQNIYRLSLSIHGDIIVSLRTKFLVSALFIGIFPVLLFSLATEVRFETISLEVDFWNWGVLILFIAAAFSSFGAFLLFKDIIQPITQLLKGMHNVENNKLSPAKELYSDEFSQVIQGFNSMVQGLEERNETNRLLMESFYQTLSTTLDARDPYTAGHSLRVSRYSVLIGQKAGLPPHQLELLKNSALLHDIGKIGVKDEVLLKDGKLSELEFEEIKRHPMLGATILDQVQPKEAMSPLIPGVRNHHERFDGKGYPDRLIGHEIPLFGRIIAVADAYDAMTSDRPYRLGMKKEKALAILQSGSGTQWDPEYVDIFISLMEKNTEHALASAQ; translated from the coding sequence TTGCACCAGCAAACATATAGTCGTTTTGTGAAACAGCTTGTTATAAATTATATACTTGGTTCTTCCATAGCAGTTCTCGGGGTAGGCGGCATCCTTATCTTCTCTACTTTGAACCTATCCCTTTCTGAAATAAATGTAATGATCAGCATTTTACTAACCTCTGCTTTTATCATGGTACTTTGTGAATTCTATGCTTTCCACAAACAACTGCAACCGATCAAAGCGATACTTACAAAAACAGAGAATACATATGCTGACTATCAGAAAGCTTTTTTACATATTCAACGTTTTCCCGTTTTAACAGTGAAAAGAATAATAGGTCCCCACCTGCTTGGGCTCTCTGTTCCCGCCATCATCCTCGCGATCATCTGCATACGACTCGGGCTTTTAAACATGCCATTTCGATATGTATTTCTTGCATCTCTTGGTGCTCTGCTAATTGCGGGAATGCATGCGTTCATCGAGTACTTCCTTACAGTCAAAGCAATAAGGCCTGTTTTGGATTGTCTACAGGAAGCTGCACAGAACATCTATCGCTTATCTTTGTCTATACATGGCGATATTATCGTGTCTTTACGCACTAAGTTTCTAGTAAGCGCGTTGTTCATCGGAATTTTCCCCGTTCTTTTATTCAGCCTGGCAACCGAAGTTCGCTTTGAAACGATTTCTCTGGAAGTGGATTTCTGGAATTGGGGAGTATTGATTCTATTCATTGCTGCCGCGTTTTCTTCTTTTGGGGCATTTTTGTTATTTAAAGACATCATCCAACCCATCACGCAATTGTTAAAAGGGATGCACAATGTAGAAAATAACAAACTATCACCCGCTAAAGAATTGTATTCTGATGAATTTTCTCAAGTAATTCAAGGGTTTAACTCCATGGTGCAAGGACTTGAGGAGAGAAATGAAACCAATAGGCTGTTGATGGAAAGTTTTTATCAAACCCTCTCCACCACCCTTGATGCGCGTGACCCATATACAGCAGGACATTCATTAAGGGTGAGCAGGTACTCCGTATTAATTGGCCAAAAAGCTGGACTGCCCCCTCATCAGCTTGAGCTGCTAAAGAACTCCGCCCTTCTTCATGACATCGGCAAAATTGGAGTGAAGGATGAGGTTTTATTAAAGGACGGTAAGCTTTCAGAGTTAGAGTTTGAAGAAATAAAACGACACCCAATGCTTGGCGCCACTATTTTAGATCAAGTACAGCCGAAAGAAGCAATGTCTCCATTAATACCTGGTGTCAGAAACCATCATGAACGCTTTGATGGAAAAGGATACCCTGATAGATTAATTGGTCATGAGATTCCTCTTTTCGGCAGAATCATCGCTGTTGCGGATGCCTATGACGCCATGACATCTGATCGTCCATATCGGTTAGGGATGAAAAAGGAAAAGGCACTGGCTATTCTGCAAAGCGGAAGCGGCACCCAATGGGACCCCGAGTATGTTGATATTTTCATCTCACTTATGGAAAAGAACACGGAACATGCTCTAGCTTCAGCCCAATAA